From the genome of Nicotiana sylvestris chromosome 2, ASM39365v2, whole genome shotgun sequence, one region includes:
- the LOC104228653 gene encoding uncharacterized protein — MSSKVSSLLICLFILHLWAVGSVTGRKIGIYEIKKGDFSVKVTNYGARIISVLVPDKNGKIDDVVLGYDTIKEYKNDTNYFGAIVGRVANRIGGAQFTLNGTLYKLIANNGNNTLHGGPKGFSHVVWKVSKHERHGSHPHITLTFRSADGEEGFPGDLRVSVTYALKDPYKLSVVMKAKDRNKATPVNLAQHTYWNIGGHNSGDILSNVIQIFASHITPVDEHLIPTGEITSVKNTPYDFLKPRKVGSRINKHQNGYDINYVLDSSKKMKPVAIVYDKKSGRVMLVQASAPGVQFFTANSLIKKGKGGYVYQPHAALCLETQGFPDAVNHPNFPSTIVTPRKTYVHKMLYTFVKY, encoded by the exons ATGTCTTCAAAGGTTAGTAGTTTGTTGATATGTTTGTTCATTCTTCATCTGTGGGCTGTTGGTAGTGTTACTGGGCGCAAGATAGGGATATATGAGATCAAGAAAGGAGATTTCTCTGTTAAAGTCACTAATTATGGTGCTAGAATCATCTCTGTTCTTGTTCCTGATAAGAATG GAAAAATAGATGATGTTGTTCTTGGATATGACACCATCAAGGAATACAAG AATGATACAAATTATTTTGGAGCAATAGTTGGAAGAGTTGCTAACCGGATTGGTGGTGCTCAATTTACTTTGAATGGAACCCTTTATAAGCTCATCGCTAATAATGGCAATAACACATTGCATG GCGGCCCTAAAGGATTTAGCCATGTTGTCTGGAAGGTGAGCAAACATGAACGACATGGTTCACATCCTCACATAACTTTAACCTTCCGTAGTGCTGATGGTGAAGAAG GATTTCCTGGCGATCTTCGTGTTTCTGTTACTTATGCATTGAAAGATCCTTACAAGCTTAGTGTGGTAATGAAGGCAAAAGATCGGAACAAGGCCACCCCTGTTAACTTGGCTCAACACACTTATTGGAACATTGGTGGACACAACAGTGGCGATATCTTGTCCAACGTTATTCAAATCTTTGCATCACACATCACACCAGTAGACGAACATCTCATTCCTACAGGCGAAATCACCTCTGTCAAGAACACGCCATACGACTTCCTCAAACCACGTAAAGTTGGGAGCAGGATTAACAAACACCAAAATGGATATGACATCAACTATGTACTTGACAGCAGTAAGAAAATGAAGCCCGTGGCAATAGTATATGATAAGAAGTCAGGAAGAGTGATGCTTGTACAAGCATCTGCACCTGGTGTACAATTCTTCACTGCAAACTCTCTCATTAAGAAGGGGAAAGGTGGATATGTATATCAGCCTCATGCAGCTTTGTGTTTGGAGACTCAAGGATTTCCGGATGCTGTCAATCATCCAAATTTCCCATCGACAATTGTGACTCCGAGAAAGACATACGTTCACAAGATGCTGTATACTTTCGTGAAATACTAG
- the LOC104228655 gene encoding uncharacterized protein, protein MSSKVNLFICLFILHLCAAASVRGHKIGIYEIKKGDFTVKVTNFGARVISVLLPDKHGKIGDVVLGYDTIKEYENDTSSFGAIVGRVANRIGGAQFTLNGTLYKLIANDGNNTIHGGPKGFSHVIWKVSKYEKDGPHPHITLTYHSADGEQGFPGDLLVSVTYALKDPYKLSVVMKGKALNKATPVNLAQHTYWNIGGHTSGNILSNVIQIFASQITLVDQHLIPTGALAPVKNTPYDFLKPRKVGSQINKLQNGYDINYALDSSENMKPVAIVYDKKSGRVMDLQASAPGVQFYTANSLIKKGKGGYVYQPHAALCLETQGFPDAVNHPNFPSTIVTPGKSYIHKMLYTFSITK, encoded by the exons ATGTCCTCAAAGGTTAATCTGTTTATCTGTTTGTTCATTCTTCATCTGTGTGCTGCCGCTAGTGTTAGAGGGCACAAGATAGGGATTTATGAGATCAAGAAAGGAGATTTCACTGTTAAGGTCACTAATTTTGGTGCCAGAGTCATCTCTGTTCTTCTTCCTGATAAGCATG GAAAAATAGGTGATGTTGTTCTTGGATATGATACCATCAAGGAGTACGAG AATGATACAAGTTCTTTTGGAGCAATAGTTGGAAGAGTTGCAAATCGGATTGGTGGTGCTCAATTTACTTTGAATGGAACCCTTTATAAGCTTATCGCCAATGATGGCAATAACACCATTCATG GTGGCCCTAAAGGATTTAGTCATGTAATTTGGAAGGTGAGCAAGTACGAGAAAGATGGTCCGCATCCTCACATTACTTTAACTTACCACAGTGCTGATGGTGAACAAG GATTTCCTGGTGATCTTCTTGTCTCTGTTACCTATGCATTGAAAGATCCGTACAAGCTTAGTGTGGTAATGAAGGGAAAAGCACTAAACAAGGCCACTCCAGTTAACTTGGCTCAACACACTTATTGGAACATTGGCGGACACACCAGTGGCAATATCTTGTCCAATGTTATTCAAATTTTTGCATCACAGATCACCCTAGTAGATCAACATCTCATTCCAACAGGCGCACTCGCCCCTGTCAAGAATACGCCCTATGATTTCCTGAAGCCCCGTAAAGTTGGAAGCCAGATCAATAAACTCCAAAATGGATATGACATCAACTATGCACTTGACAGCAGTGAGAATATGAAACCTGTGGCAATAGTTTATGATAAGAAGTCAGGAAGAGTGATGGATTTACAAGCGTCTGCGCCTGGTGTTCAATTCTACACTGCAAACTCTCTCATTAAGAAGGGGAAAGGTGGATATGTGTATCAGCCTCATGCAGCTTTGTGTTTGGAGACTCAAGGATTCCCGGACGCTGTCAATCATCCAAATTTCCCATCGACAATTGTAACTCCGGGAAAGAGCTACATTCACAAGATGCTGTATACGTTCTCAATCACGAAATAG
- the LOC138868075 gene encoding uncharacterized protein, whose product MSRLKRLAVSKPQELTMSSKISPLLICFFILHLSAAASVRGRKIGIYEIKKGDFSVKITNYGARIISVLLPDKHGRIDDVALGYDTVEEYENDTTSFGALLGRVANRIGGAQFTLNGTLYKLIANDGANTLHGGPEGFSRVVWNVSKYEQDGPYPHITLTYHSADGEEGFPGDVLASVTYALEDPYKLSVVMKAKALNMATPVNLAQHTYWNIGGHNSGDILSNVVQIFASHITPVDEHLIPTGEISPVKNTPYDFLKPREVGSQINELQSGYDINYALDSSAEMKPVAIVHDKKSGRVMDLQASAPGVQFYTANSLIQKGKGGYVYQPHAALCFETQGFPDAVNHPNFPSTIVSPGKAYTHKMLYTFSIMKYWNSY is encoded by the exons ATGTCAAGACTGAAGAGGCTCGCTGTGTCAAAACCACAGGAGTTGACTATGTCTTCAAAGATTAGTCCGTTGTTGATCTGTTTTTTCATTCTTCATCTGTCGGCTGCTGCCAGTGTTAGAGGGCGCAAGATAGGGATATATGAGATTAAGAAAGGAGATTTCTCTGTTAAGATCACTAATTATGGTGCCAGAATCATCTCTGTTCTCCTTCCTGATAAGCACG GAAGAATAGATGATGTTGCTCTGGGATATGACACCGTCGAAGAATACGAG AATGATACAACTTCTTTCGGAGCCCTACTTGGAAGGGTTGCTAACCGGATTGGTGGTGCTCAATTTACATTGAATGGAACGCTTTATAAGCTTATTGCCAATGATGGCGCCAACACGCTGCACG GTGGCCCTGAAGGATTCAGCCGTGTTGTTTGGAATGTTAGCAAGTATGAGCAAGATGGTCCCTATCCCCACATTACTTTAACCTACCACAGTGCTGATGGTGAAGAAG GATTTCCTGGTGATGTTCTTGCCTCTGTTACCTATGCATTGGAAGATCCTTACAAGCTTAGTGTGGTAATGAAGGCAAAAGCACTAAACATGGCCACTCCAGTTAACTTGGCTCAACACACTTATTGGAACATTGGTGGACACAACAGTGGAGATATCTTGTCCAACGTTGTTCAAATCTTTGCATCACACATCACTCCAGTAGACGAACATCTCATTCCTACAGGTGAAATTTCTCCTGTCAAGAACACACCCTATGATTTCCTTAAACCCCGTGAAGTAGGGAGCCAGATCAACGAACTGCAAAGTGGATATGACATCAACTATGCACTCGACAGCAGTGCAGAAATGAAGCCCGTGGCAATAGTTCATGACAAAAAGTCAGGAAGAGTGATGGATTTACAAGCGTCTGCACCTGGTGTGCAATTCTACACTGCAAactcccttattcagaaggggaAAGGTGGATATGTGTATCAGCCTCATGCAGCATTGTGCTTCGAGACTCAAGGGTTCCCCGATGCTGTGAATCACCCTAATTTCCCTTCAACAATTGTGAGTCCAGGAAAGGCCTACACTCACAAAATGCTGTACACGTTCTCAATCATGAAATACTGGAATTCTTATTAA
- the LOC138868077 gene encoding uncharacterized protein, with the protein MSSKVSVLICFFILHLWAATSVRGRKIGIYEIKKGDFSVKITNYGARIISVLLPDKHGKIGDVVSGYDAIEEYKNDTRYFGALLGRVVNRIGGAQFTLNGTLYKLIPNEGNNTIHGGPKGFSYVVWKVSKYVQDGPCPCITLTYHSADGEEGFPGDVLASVTFALKDPYKLSVVFRAKALNKATPINLSHHPYWNIGGHNSGDVLSQVVQIFASNITPVDEQLIPTGEIAPVKNTPYDFLKPRKVGSRIDKIDRGYDRNYVLDSNEKMKPVAIVYDKKSGRVMDIKATAPCVHFYTANWVIDVKGKGGYVYQPHSSLSLETQGYPDAVNHPNFPSTIVNPGKTYTHSVLYTFSIKK; encoded by the exons ATGTCTTCCAAGGTTAGTGTGTTAATCTGTTTCTTCATTCTTCATCTGTGGGCTGCCACCAGTGTTAGAGGGCGAAAGATAGGGATATATGAGATAAAGAAAGGAGATTTCTCTGTTAAGATCACTAATTATGGTGCCAGAATAATCTCTGTTCTTCTTCCGGATAAGCATG GAAAAATAGGTGACGTTGTTAGTGGATATGACGCCATCGAGGAATACAAG AACGATACACGTTATTTTGGAGCTCTACTTGGAAGGGTTGTTAACCGGATTGGTGGTGCTCAATTTACTTTGAATGGAACCCTTTATAAGCTTATCCCAAATGAAGGAAATAACACGATTCATG GTGGCCCTAAAGGATTTAGCTACGTTGTCTGGAAGGTGAGCAAATACGTGCAAGATGGTCCGTGCCCTTGCATAACTCTAACATACCATAGTGCTGATGGTGAAGAAG GATTTCCTGGAGATGTTCTTGCCTCTGTTACTTTTGCATTAAAAGATCCTTACAAACTTAGCGTGGTATTTAGGGCAAAAGCGCTGAACAAGGCCACTCCAATTAACCTGTCTCACCACCCTTACTGGAACATTGGTGGTCACAACAGTGGCGACGTCTTGTCCCAGGTTGTTCAAATCTTTGCATCAAACATCACCCCAGTTGACGAACAGCTCATTCCCACAGGCGAGATCGCCCCTGTCAAGAACACACCATACGACTTTCTAAAACCCCGTAAGGTGGGGAGTAGGATCGACAAAATCGATAGAGGATATGACAGAAACTATGTACTTGACAGCAATGAAAAAATGAAACCAGTAGCAATAGTTTATGATAAGAAATCAGGAAGAGTGATGGATATAAAAGCgactgcaccttgtgtgcatttCTACACTGCAAATTGGGTCATTGATGTAAAAGGGAAAGGTGGATATGTGTATCAGCCTCATTCATCACTGTCTTTGGAGACTCAAGGATATCCGGACGCTGTGAACCACCCAAATTTCCCGTCGACAATTGTGAATCCGGGAAAGACTTACACCCACTCTGTGCTGTATACGTTCTCCATCAAGAAATAG